The genomic stretch TCATGAGCGATCGCTCGGCCTCCGTTGCCGGCCGGGCCTCCATCGCGCCTGCCGGCTCTCTCCTGACCTCCTCGGCGACGGTCTCGCGGGGCGGCGTCTCGACTATCCGCTCCCTGTGGACCTCCCTGACGCCGGTCCCCGTGGGTGGCGGCCCCTCCGTCATCACCGGCCGCTCCTCGACACGCTGCGTTGTCGGCTGCCCTCCCCATCCGGCTGCGACCGTCTGGACGGGCGGTGGTGTCGGAACGATCCGCTCTCCGGCAGGAGACGTGGTCTCCGCCGGCTTCGTTGCGCCTGCCACTGCTGCTCCGGTGGCCGCTGCTGCAGCCGCGCCCACCCCCTGTGAAGGCGGAACCTCCCTCTCCGTCACCGGGGCCGTGGGCACCGCTGCTGCATGTGCCCGGGGCGGCGTCCGGACCAGGCTCCAGTCGGCCTCACGAGGCATCCTGTCACGGGAAAACCCCGAAGAGCTATCCAGCGTCTGCCTGTCCGCGTCAACGGTAGCACTCCTCTCCCCCGGACGGGTGCGAACCGCCTCCCAGGGGATGGCGAAATGTTTCTCGCCGAACCCGAGGATCCCGCCGTAGGAGAGCACGGCGTACGCGATGCAGCCGCTGTCCCGGTCTATCGCGACATCGCTGATATCGCCGAGGTTCTCTCCTTCCGGGTTTCGCACCTTGACGTCCCGGATGTCGTGCGCACGCATCAGGTTCACCGTCTCTCCCCGCCCCGGCCGGGTCTCCAGCATCGATCCTGCCTGTTGTTCAGCCATCGTATCTCCCTCCAGCTTGTTCTTCTCGAAGAGGTATCCCTTCAAGGCGGGGGAGTAGATGTTCGAGGATACTTAAGAGTTTCCGGCTCTGGCAAGCCGGGCTGTTTCAGCAGGGAGAACGAAGAATGGGAGCGGATGCCGGCCCGAACCTTACGGTCGGGCGTAGCGGAGGATGAGTTCGGTCGCCGCCCTGATATCCCGCCCCTGCTTCCGTGCCTCGGTGAGATAGGTGGTGTAGACCTCGTCGGTCACGAGCCGCAGTTGCGGGCGGAAGAGATCGGCGTGCATCATCAGGTCGAAGCACCGTGCTTCGCTCTCGGTCAGGTTGAGCGCCCGGTATTCTCCGGTATGCGGGATGAATGCCGGGTTTTTGTCGCGGGGCGTCCTGATCGCGAGGTCGGCGAGCGGTGTCGCCGGGATGGGTTCGGCGCTGCTCACGAAGACGTCGTCGAGGGAGAGTGCGGCGATGAGATCCTTCGTCGCCTCGTAGTCCCGTTCCGTCTCCCCGGGGTAGCCGACGATAAAACTCCCCGCAACCCGGAGACCGTGCTCCCGGCACCGCTCCACCGCCTCCTCGACCTGCCGGACGGTCGCGCCCTTGCCCATCATCCGGAGCACCCGGTCGCTCCCCGACTCGATCCCGAAGAAGACCCACCCGATGGTGTATCGCCGGACGGCGTCCAGAACCTCGTCGGTGATACAGTCCACGCGGATGTCCGGGGAAGAGACGTTTCGCGGCCCCATCACCTCTGCCATACCGCGGAGGAGGGCGATGAAGGCTTCCGGGTTCATCTCCCCGTCGGTGGAGCCGTAGAGCGACCCGGTCCCTCCGGAGACCGAGAGCCGTGTCGCTCCGTGCGCCGCAAAGGCCTTCACCTCCTCGACGATGCTTCCGAGCGGCCGGCTCCGGATCGCCCTCCCGAAGAACCGGGGCACCTGGCAGAAGGTGCATCCCCCGATGCACCCCCGGTGAGTCTCGATGTAGGCGCTCGCTCCCCGGACGCTCTGGCTCCCGATGTCGTCCGGGATCAGGGGGAGCGGCCGGTCGATCGACGCCGGCGGTGCGGGCGGCGTCACGACCGGCCGGCCGGCGTCGAGGAACGCAATCCCCGAAAGGTCGGGCGACACCCCCTCCTCGACGAGCCGGACCACCGTCTCCTCGCCCTCGCCGACGACCACCGCGTCGGGGGCGAGTTCCCCGAGCACCATCTCCGGCGCGGCCGAGACCGGCCCCCCGACGTAGACCACCCCTCCGCGCTCGCGGTGTGCCCGGATCAGGTCGCGGATCGCGGGGTCGAGGAGGTGCTGGGTCGAGAAGAGGCTCGCGAGCAGGACTGAATCGCCCGGAGCGGCAGGCGTCCGGGTGAGGGTCACCTGATGGCCCGCGTCGCGGAGGACACCGCCGATCAACATGGCGCCGTAGGTGTAGATGCCGGGGGAGAGGATCGTGATCTCCATGATACAATATCGCCGGAACAGTATACAAAAGGTGGGGATCTGCCGGTCAGAGCGATGCGGGCTGCCTGAACCGCCGGGCCTCGGCGACGGTATGGACGCCCCGATCCGATGCGGCGATCAACCGTGCCTGGAGCCGCATGATGTCGGCGATGATGGGTTGCGGTCTCTTCTCCAGCGCCTCCGCGACAACGGCCCGGGCCTCCCGGAACCTCCCCGCCCGGCGGAGCAGATCCGCGAGGACGGCCTCGTCCGCTCCCTCCAGGGCGGCCAGCCGCTCGCCTTTCTCCCATCCCCGCCGCAGGAGATCGGCGGCACGTTTCCGGCAGATCCGGGCGGGCACATCCGCCCCCTCGTCGTCGCAGACCCAGGCGGCATGGAGGGACGCCCACGCTGCCTGGGCCGGGAAACCGAGATCTTCCTGGATGATCGACCAGCAGAGGAAGGTGTTTGCTATTCCAGGGAACTTCCGGGCGTCGAGTTGCCAGCGGTAGCGCGGGAGTTTCACCACGTCGGCCGCTCCTTCCGGTGCCTTGCCCGGGTCGGGCGCACAGTAACCGCAGGACGGGCACCGTTTCACCCACGCGTAGATGGTGGAGCGCAGGGGTTCCGCGGGGCGGGTGTCGAGGTCTCGCGACCCGACGCTGCCCGCGGCCTCGGGGATGGTGAACCGGCAGGCCTCGCCGCAGACTGCACAGGTGGTACTGAGGTGACGGAGGTGGGTCATCGATGGGCTGAATGGCATACCTGCCGATATATATTTTGCCCACGATGGAATGCCGCGAGACGACGGCTACGCTGTAACCCCTTCCCCGACCCGGCGGGCGTAGGCCGTTACGGCCCATCCGAGGAGGGCTGCTACTCCCGCGACCAGCGCGAGAATCGGCCAGTGGACGGGGCCGGCGGTGTCCACCGCGAGCCTGACCATGAGGTTTAACGGATTGTAGGGGATGGCCATGACGAGGAGGAAGACCACGACGAGCGCGGTCGAGAAGATGAACTGGGCGCTCGTCCGTTCGCGGTAGTGGAGTGCCACGAGAGCCCCGAGCAGGATGAGGAAGAGCCCGCCTGCCGAGGCGTGGAGGAGGATGGCGGCGGCGTTATCGACCGCGATGCCGTTGAACCCGAGGAGGAGGAGCCAGGCCCCGGCCTGAACCGGAACCAGAATCTCGCAGGCGGCCACCTTCCCCCAGACCATCTCCGCGAACGTGACCGGCGTCGACATCAGCGTCTCGAGCGTCCGGCGCTGGTACTCCTCGGTGATGAGGTCGATGATCAGGGCTGCCGAGACGATCGCCGGGAGGAGAACGAGCAGCGGGATCAGGAGGCCGTAGACGAACTCGAAGAAGTTTTCGCCGCCGCCGGACTCGGGGAAGTTCAGCGAGACCGGGAAGGTGGTCATCCGCCCGGCCCGGACCTCCCGCAGTTCCTTCTCGTAGCCCTGGAGCACCTCTTTTACCTTGACGTTGATGACGCTCGACTGCAGGTCGTTCTGGATGAGGTAGAGCGTGACCATGACCGGCTCCTCTGCGTCGGGCGGGGTGTCCGGAACGTAGACCACCGCCGAGACCCGCCGTTCGCGGAGCGCCGCAAGCGCCTGGCTGAGATCCATCCGGTGGAGGATGAGGTCGTCTTGCTTCTCGAATTCGTCGATGAGGGCTGAGTCCGCTCCGGCGTAGCCGACGCCGTAAGCGATCGTCGAGTAGCCCTCGATCGCCTCCGGGTCGTACATGGCGGTGAGCCCCACCATCAGGAACGACGAGAACATCGCGATGAAGACCTGCAGGAGGATCGCAAAGACGATCGTCTTCTCCGACGAGAGCCCGAGGAGCTCTTTCTTCGCGATAAGGCCGATATTTCGTCTCTTCACAGGAGCGCCCCCATCAGGAAGTAGAGGTTGTAGAGGCTGTGCACCACGCTCGCGACGACGAGGCCGGACAGGTAGGCGCGGCGCCCCCAGAGCAGGAGGAAGCCGCCGGTGATGAGCACGCCCGCGATGTGGAGGAGGAGCGGCATCCAGAGCACCTGGAGGGAGAGGAAGAGAACGCTCCCGAAGATCGACTCGGTGATCTGGGCGAGCGTGGCGAAGAGGAGGAGTTTTTCACCGGCAAGGAACCCGAACCCGATCGCGACCGCCCCGAGGAGCAGGTTCTTCGGTGTCAGGAACCCCGGCCGCTCCCGCGCCACCGCGTAAAGCCCGATCGACTTCGCGAACTCCTCGATGAACGCCGCAGAGACGGTCAGGAGAACGAGGGAGAGCGGCATCGGGATGTTGAAGAAGAGGACGAGCGTCAGCATCTGGGCCATGAAGACGAACGGTATCGTGAAGCCCGCGAGCAGGAAGAGCGAGAGGTGCGGGTGATCCCGGCCGATTCCGGCCGAGATGAAGTCCGCGAGCCTTGAAGCGAGCGGCTTCTGCGAGAAGAGGCGCTCCTCACGGAAGTTCGTGATGCCGACGTAGAAGAGGATGATGCTCGTTGCAAAGAAGAGCACGGTCGAGTAGACGTACTCCATGGCGGTGAACCCGTCGCCCTGGATATCGAGGACGACCAGGGTGAGGGGCGAGATGATGCTGATGACGTGGGTGTTCGCAAAGACCGTCGGGAAGAAGAGGTACGACGTGGCGAGGGTCGAGAAGAAGATCGAGACAAACGAGAGTTCCTTGAAACTCCGGGAGGTCATTCCGATGATCAGGGCGTTTGCGAGGAAGAAGAGGATGACCGGGACGAGCGGGAGGAGGATGGTCATCGGCGCCCCGGCAAAGAGGGTGATCGCGGCGGCGATGAGGATCATGATCGTGAAGTAGGGGAGCGCTTTGCCGACGACGATCGCGGCAGGCCGGACGGGGGTAGAGAGGAGGGCTTCCCCGGCCCGTCCCACCCGCTCGTTCATCACGCTCATCATGAAGAACTGCGAGGTGAAGTAGAGCGGGAAGATGAAGACGAAGACCAGGATGATTGCATCGAACGGAAGCGGCGCCGAGAGTTCCGAGGGCGTCCGGAACTGCTCCATGGTGGAGCCGCCCGAGATGACGCCGGTGTAGCGTTCGAGGGCATGACTGCTCCCCGTATCCGCGAGATGCTCCCGGAGGGTCTCCTCGGAGACGGGCATTGCCGACGCCGGCGGCGTCACCGCTTCGACCGGCCCCGAGGGGACGGGCGGTCTTCCGGCCTCCGCCGGGGCGCCGACCTGCTGCCCGCTCTGGGTCGCCAGGAAGTCGATCTCGCTCTTGACGTACTCGAGATCGATCCAGAGCGGGTAGGCGGCGAAGAGGTCGGGTTCTCCGGCGGCCACGTAGGAGACGTAACCCTCGTAGTCGCGTTCGAGGGTCTTTAAGGCCGCCCGCCCTTTGTCCGTATCGGCGGCGTAGACCTCGCCCTGCAGGATGACGATGTCGTACGCGAACCGGTTCTCCCAGAGGGCCGCCCCGCTGTCGAGGTAGGGGGTAAAACGGCTGTCGGGAGCGACGATCCGGGCGATCTCGGGGTCGTCGATGCCGATGCGATACATGCCGTCCTGCATATGGACGCCGCTCTGGGCGGCAAATGCCGTTACCAGCACCAGGAGGACGAGAAGCCCCGCCGCAAGCGGGAGGACGCTTCTCCCCATCGTGGTCATCGACCGGTTCATCTCCCAGACGGCAATCGTCCGGATGGAGGAGGCAAGGCTCATGGTAATCCCAGGCGGCGCTAGAGAACCATATCTCTGTGCAGCAACCTATTAGTAGGCATCGGAGACATAAGGGGTACCGGATGATCACGGCCCGCTCCCTCGTCAAGCATTACGGCGACTTCCCGGCCCTCGACGACGTTACCTTCGATCTCGACGATGCACGGATACTCGGGGTTATCGGGCATAACGGCGCCGGGAAGACGACGCTTTTGAAGATCATGGCCGGCCTTGTCTCGCCGACGGCGGGAAGCCTCGTCGTCGACGGGATCGACGTTGTCAGGAGGCCGCTCGACCTGAAACAGAACCTGGGGTATCTTCCCGAAGAGTCGCGGCTCTACGAGACGATGACCACGGATGCGTATCTCGCGTTTTTCGGGGAGATCTACGGTCTCTCAAAACCGGCCATCCGGGAGCGGCGCGACGAACTCCTCGATTCGCTCGCGCTCGAGGCGGACAAAAAGAAGATCGGGGAACTCTCGAAGGGGATGAAGCGGAAGGTCGCGATTGCGCGGTCGCTGATGCACGACCCCGGGCTGCTCATCTACGACGAGCCCACCTCCGGCCTCGACCCCATGACCTCGCGGTCGGTGCTCGATTATGTCAAGGGTCTCCGGGACCGGGGCAAGACGGTGATCTTCTCCGCCCACAACCTCTTCCAGGTGGAGGAGGCCTGCGACCTCGTCCTGATCCTGCGCCGGGGGAAGGTGGTGGCGAAAGGCACCATGCCCGAACTCCGGGAGACCTTCGGTTCGCTCACCTACCAGGTCTTCTTCCGGGTGCCCGACCCGGCGGCCTTCGCGACATCGGTCAGTTACTCGGCCTCCAACGGCCGATTCCTTGCCGAGGCGCGTTCCGTCGAGGAACTGAACCGGACGACAGCGGCGCTTGCGGCCGACGGAGCGACGATCGAGCGGATCGAGTCGCATTACCCGACGCTTGAGGAGATGCTCCTGAAGATCGGGCGGTAAGGGTGGGGTCGGCCCCCCTCCGGCCGTAGTGCGCCCGGAAGCGCCTCATCGGGGGGTTTCGCCGGTCTCATCCATAAATATCCTCTCCCACTTCTGGAATCTCTCCGCCCGCCGCTCTCCGGTGATATCCCGGATCGACTCGATGGCGCCGACGATCTCCCCCCGGTTGTCGTAGAGGGGACCCGCCTTCACCCACCAGATCCATGGAAAACCGCCGCCCGACGGCGGGATGACAGCCTCTGCGATGATCTCACCCCCCTCGGCGTAGGTGATGAAGCGGTACCGGTTCCGGAGCGCAACATCAGGGTTCAGGAC from Methanoculleus chikugoensis encodes the following:
- a CDS encoding methyl-coenzyme M reductase glutamine C-methyltransferase, yielding MEITILSPGIYTYGAMLIGGVLRDAGHQVTLTRTPAAPGDSVLLASLFSTQHLLDPAIRDLIRAHRERGGVVYVGGPVSAAPEMVLGELAPDAVVVGEGEETVVRLVEEGVSPDLSGIAFLDAGRPVVTPPAPPASIDRPLPLIPDDIGSQSVRGASAYIETHRGCIGGCTFCQVPRFFGRAIRSRPLGSIVEEVKAFAAHGATRLSVSGGTGSLYGSTDGEMNPEAFIALLRGMAEVMGPRNVSSPDIRVDCITDEVLDAVRRYTIGWVFFGIESGSDRVLRMMGKGATVRQVEEAVERCREHGLRVAGSFIVGYPGETERDYEATKDLIAALSLDDVFVSSAEPIPATPLADLAIRTPRDKNPAFIPHTGEYRALNLTESEARCFDLMMHADLFRPQLRLVTDEVYTTYLTEARKQGRDIRAATELILRYARP
- a CDS encoding DUF2225 domain-containing protein, which produces MTHLRHLSTTCAVCGEACRFTIPEAAGSVGSRDLDTRPAEPLRSTIYAWVKRCPSCGYCAPDPGKAPEGAADVVKLPRYRWQLDARKFPGIANTFLCWSIIQEDLGFPAQAAWASLHAAWVCDDEGADVPARICRKRAADLLRRGWEKGERLAALEGADEAVLADLLRRAGRFREARAVVAEALEKRPQPIIADIMRLQARLIAASDRGVHTVAEARRFRQPASL
- a CDS encoding ABC transporter permease, which translates into the protein MKRRNIGLIAKKELLGLSSEKTIVFAILLQVFIAMFSSFLMVGLTAMYDPEAIEGYSTIAYGVGYAGADSALIDEFEKQDDLILHRMDLSQALAALRERRVSAVVYVPDTPPDAEEPVMVTLYLIQNDLQSSVINVKVKEVLQGYEKELREVRAGRMTTFPVSLNFPESGGGENFFEFVYGLLIPLLVLLPAIVSAALIIDLITEEYQRRTLETLMSTPVTFAEMVWGKVAACEILVPVQAGAWLLLLGFNGIAVDNAAAILLHASAGGLFLILLGALVALHYRERTSAQFIFSTALVVVFLLVMAIPYNPLNLMVRLAVDTAGPVHWPILALVAGVAALLGWAVTAYARRVGEGVTA
- a CDS encoding PrsW family intramembrane metalloprotease, giving the protein MSLASSIRTIAVWEMNRSMTTMGRSVLPLAAGLLVLLVLVTAFAAQSGVHMQDGMYRIGIDDPEIARIVAPDSRFTPYLDSGAALWENRFAYDIVILQGEVYAADTDKGRAALKTLERDYEGYVSYVAAGEPDLFAAYPLWIDLEYVKSEIDFLATQSGQQVGAPAEAGRPPVPSGPVEAVTPPASAMPVSEETLREHLADTGSSHALERYTGVISGGSTMEQFRTPSELSAPLPFDAIILVFVFIFPLYFTSQFFMMSVMNERVGRAGEALLSTPVRPAAIVVGKALPYFTIMILIAAAITLFAGAPMTILLPLVPVILFFLANALIIGMTSRSFKELSFVSIFFSTLATSYLFFPTVFANTHVISIISPLTLVVLDIQGDGFTAMEYVYSTVLFFATSIILFYVGITNFREERLFSQKPLASRLADFISAGIGRDHPHLSLFLLAGFTIPFVFMAQMLTLVLFFNIPMPLSLVLLTVSAAFIEEFAKSIGLYAVARERPGFLTPKNLLLGAVAIGFGFLAGEKLLLFATLAQITESIFGSVLFLSLQVLWMPLLLHIAGVLITGGFLLLWGRRAYLSGLVVASVVHSLYNLYFLMGALL
- a CDS encoding ABC transporter ATP-binding protein, giving the protein MITARSLVKHYGDFPALDDVTFDLDDARILGVIGHNGAGKTTLLKIMAGLVSPTAGSLVVDGIDVVRRPLDLKQNLGYLPEESRLYETMTTDAYLAFFGEIYGLSKPAIRERRDELLDSLALEADKKKIGELSKGMKRKVAIARSLMHDPGLLIYDEPTSGLDPMTSRSVLDYVKGLRDRGKTVIFSAHNLFQVEEACDLVLILRRGKVVAKGTMPELRETFGSLTYQVFFRVPDPAAFATSVSYSASNGRFLAEARSVEELNRTTAALAADGATIERIESHYPTLEEMLLKIGR